A window from Leishmania donovani BPK282A1 complete genome, chromosome 27 encodes these proteins:
- a CDS encoding translation initiation factor eIF2B subunit-like protein, putative, translated as MSSSSEKEAKKQEELRLAGSDSEGARAAVKAQRELKKKRDAMRKLEKRLKGIKDDAAKKVEYDAAKAVVDEVAAEVNAIERKLAELTGKALESAAAPEPAPAASPSSPISLTSATVTATGKEAAKESQMRFVGQSGDEARSAVKTQRELKKKRDALRKVQKKMRSCGSDAEAAAAMEQEAALLAEIGHLEALSGASSAPSTAHVAAAPSASTPATAAASPTALVTVATNKSSGAKAVISGEPAKEITAEERAASAKRLHDLVQGAMDANRLKCLHVLPRDAVVHPRIAEVAVLMEQMILVGGSARALALISAFRELSRATTVLAVPSLNEVDTTAFEKLIQINFDFVRRKREASAGMRHVKDVLVRRFVALRDEVIHPKPSMVDLIKDLGGPREVTLKILDVIEAELKMSFKSIVEDRSLPYVSSSDTILVFGRSSLVEYILLSRSRDPQCKPKRVIVIDSAPLFEGRQLAEKLSSAGIGVTYGLITACCTLMPKCTRVFMGASAVLQNGDMFGRCGMALVAACAKLFRKPVLCFSESYKFVPEVWVGNLAQNTKLADMRPAAEVHGSDTGTHSPLVYHTPPTLSPPQLRASGGWGTPARGADFLARSGGGGAVPFSSSASGYLYDLTPASYVDMIICEMGCLHTSAIVAAIKDREGRDTSQLVNLVRG; from the coding sequence atgtcgtcgtcttcggagaaggaggcaaagaagcaggaggagctTCGGCTGGCCGGCAGCGACTCCgaaggcgcgcgtgctgccgtGAAGGCACAGCGCGAActgaagaagaagcgagacGCCATGCGCAAATTGGAGAAGAGGCTCAAGGGTATCAAGGACGATGCTGCCAAAAAGGTGGAGTACGACGCTGCGAAAGCTGTCGTGGATgaggtggcggcagaggTAAACGCGATCGAGCGAAAGCTGGCGGAGTTGACCGGGAAGGCTCTCgagagcgctgccgctcctgaaCCGGCCCCTGCCGCATCCCCTTCTTCACCGATTTCTTTGACATCGGCAACCGTGACGGCAACGGGTAAGGAGGCGGCAAAGGAATCCCAGATGCGTTTTGTGGGTCAAAGTGGCGACGAGGCCCGTTCCGCTGTGAAGACGCAGCGCGAGttgaagaagaagcgcgaTGCACTGCGCAAGGTGCAGAAGAAAATGAGGTCGTGTGGCAGTGacgccgaggccgccgccgctatggagcaggaggcggcacTGCTCGCCGAGATCGGCCACCTCGAAGCCCTGAGCGGGGCATCGTCGGCTCCGTCGACAGCGCACGTTGCGGCCGCCCCTTCCGCCTCGACTcctgcgacggctgcggcctcGCCAACAGCGTTGGTCACCGTCGCGACCAacaagagcagcggcgccaaaGCGGTGATAAGCGGCGAGCCTGCCAAAGAGATCACTGCGGAGGAGCGGGCGGCGTCAGCGAAGAGACTGCACGACCTCGTTCAAGGTGCCATGGATGCCAACCGGCTCAAGTGCCTGCACGTTCTACcgcgcgacgccgtcgtgcaCCCCCGCATCGCCGAGGTAGCTGTGCTGATGGAGCAGATGATTCTTgtcggcggcagtgcacgcGCCTTGGCACTCATCTCCGCCTTCCGCGAGCTGAGTCGCGCAACCACCGTCCTCGCCGTGCCATCTCTGAACGAGGTGGACACAACCGCGTTTGAAAAGCTCATCCAGATCAACTTTGACTTTGTGCGCCGCAAGCGTGAGGCCTCGGCCGGCATGCGCCACGTGAAGGATGTGCTCGTGCGCCGCTTCGTCGCGTTGCGGGACGAGGTAATTCACCCAAAGCCGAGCATGGTCGACCTCATCAAGGACCTCGGAGGTCCGCGTGAGGTGACGCTGAAGATACTGGACGTCATTGAGGCCGAGCTGAAGATGTCGTTCAAGAGCATTGTAGAGGATCGCTCGCTGCCGTACGTTTCGAGCAGCGACACTATCTTAGTGTTTGGCCGCAGTAGTCTGGTCGAGTACATCTTGTTGTCCCGTTCGCGTGATCCACAATGCAAGCCGAAGCGCGTCATTGTGATCGACTCTGCGCCCCTCTTTGAAGGCCGGCAGCTGGCCGAAAAGCTCTCGAGCGCCGGCATTGGCGTGACGTACGGTCTCATCACGGCATGCTGCACATTGATGCCCaagtgcacgcgtgtgttCATGGGGGCTTCGGCTGTGCTGCAGAACGGTGACATGTttggccgctgcggcatgGCGCTCGTGGCGGCCTGCGCGAAGCTGTTCCGCAAACCTGTGCTGTGCTTTAGTGAGAGTTACAAATTTGTGCCAGAGGTGTGGGTGGGCAACTTGGCACAGAACACAAAACTTGCGGACATGCGGCCTGCCGCGGAAGTGCACGGCAGtgacacaggcacgcacagccCGCTTGTATACCACACCCCACCCACGCTATCCCCTCCTCAGCTACGTGCCTCTGGGGGTTGGGGCACACCGGCGCGCGGTGCCGACTTCCTTGcacgcagcggtggcggtggcgcggttCCGTTCTCGTCGAGTGCCTCCGGCTACCTTTACGATCTGACGCCTGCCTCGTACGTAGACATGATCATCTGCGAAATGGGGTGCCTGCACACGTCTGCCATCGTGGCAGCTATTAAGGATCGCGAAGGCCGCGACACGTCGCAGCTTGTGAATCTTGTCCGGGGATGA
- a CDS encoding histone H1, putative, translated as MSSDSAVAALSAAMTSPQKSPRSSPKKTAAKKAAAKKAGAKKAGAKKAVRKVATPKKPAKKAAKKAAAKK; from the coding sequence ATGTCCTCTGATtccgccgttgctgccctTTCCGCTGCCATGACCTCGCCGCAGAAGTCTCCTCGCTCGTCGCCGAAGAAGACGGCTGCGAAGAAGGctgcggcgaagaaggccgGGGCGAAGAAGGCCGGAGCAAAGAAGGCGGTGAGGAAGGTGGCTACGCCGAAGAAGCCGGCGAAGAAGGCTGCGAAGAAGGCCGCGGCGAAGAAGTAA